The stretch of DNA GCACAAAGCAGGAAGGGATAGAGAAGATACAATTATAATCACAACAGTGACAAGAGCACAAGGTCACACTGCTGGGCTTTGCTTTCTATTTTGGAAAACACTGTCATGTCCAATTTACCTGGAGCCATATGTCATTATTGCAGTCCCCAAATTGTCACGGGTCCAAAAATCACTGCCTTCTTGGTTTCTACAAACAGAGCACAGGCTGGTTGGGTTGGTGTACACTATTGCGCCCTGGTCCCACGCCAGGTTGACACATTGCTTCATTCCTGGAAGGGACTAAGGTGCCTACCTGGGGAATAAATAGAGCAGGGCTGGGTGCTCACCTCCACAGCAGCTTCTTTGATCCCTGCCACGCACGACTGAACACTGACAGCAGCTGCCTCGCCATGAAGCTGTTGATGGTCCTCATGCTGGCGGCCCTCCCACTGCACTGCTATGCAGGTGAGTTCTGGGCAGAGAGGGCTGCCTCAAAGTTAGGGGTTGTCACCTGGGCCCCTGTGAAAGAACTCCCAGACCCCAGTTCCCAGCATAGGTCAACTTCAGTACAAAGGGTCTGGGTGTGACAGGCCTTAGGATTCCCTTTAGTTCCTGACAGTCAAGCGGGCAGTGCCTTCATGAGCTGTCCCCTGCATTGGAGCCGCACGCTGTGTGTCATGGCACTCAGGGTCCCACCATGACCACAGTGACCATAGAAACCAGGATGAGTCTCAAGATTGAATATTGGAATTAGCTATTTCAGTGTTGCAAGTGAGAGACATGATGAAGGCCCCGTGACATATGCGCCCTCAATCAATGGAACAATCATGGGTGTCCTTGGATGTGGAAAGGAACAGCAAACCTCTTAAAACAGAAGTCGCAGGCTGCGGAGTGTAATCCAGCATCTTGCATTCTGTGGGCCTCACTCTGTGTTCTCAGAGTTCATCTGAGTCTTTCTGGGATGCCCTTTCCATCCCAGTTCCTTCAGGCTCAAGGCAGACTGGGGAGGAGAATTCACACCCACTGAAGATCCAGCGGGAGGAAAAAGCCCAGACAGCTGGAATCAGTACTGATAGGTCCCCTCAGTGGCTTGTCTTGTGCAATTCACAAAGCTTACCCTGCACACTCTGCCTCATTTGTTGCCAAAGCAGGTGCAAATGGGTGAATAGCTGACAAGCACACAGCCAACTAAATAGAAAACAGCAGAGCCCAGAACACAAGAAGCTCAAAGGAATCCAAGTCCTGAGCACTTTCCACTCCCCCAAAGTGGTGGTCACCTCAGATTCTATCATGAGCAAAAAGTTCTGTTTCAGGCTCCTTTTTATTGCAGTAGAGTTAACGGAACTAATGGGCAATATCCTAGACCCATTCATCTGAAATCATCGAACCCCTACTTGATCCTGGGAATGATAAAAGGGAGGCATTGCATGATTCGGAACCAAAGAAGCTCAAGCAGTGTTTGGTGTGTGTCCCCAGTCAGAGCACCTCATTTCCCAAGGGCCCTCTTCACCAAAGATGCACAGGGTTGGGCTGATCTGAGCTACAGAAGTTGGGAGAATTTGCACAGACCGAGTTTATGCTCCTAGAATTGAAAACTTGGCACCCTGCACCATAATCTTTCTGAAACTTGAGTTCTCCTGGGGGGTAAGAAGATGACCAGACTCACAGCTCATCCCCAAAATGAGTGCAACCCTCTGGGGATGGCCCATGTTCTGGTGCTCTTTTCTCAGGTTCCGGCTGCCAACTGCTGAACGATGTGGTTGAAAAGACCCTCAATCCTGAAGTATCTGTACCAGAATTCCAGCAATATGTGCAAGAGTTCGCAGACAGTGATGCTGCTAAAAATGCTGTAGGCGAATTCAAGCAGTGTTTCCTCAACCAGTCAAATGAAACTCTGCAGAATTTTGATTTAATGATggtaattaatttcattttttttctcatgtgcCCTTTAAAATCACTGTCCAGAAACAAACAGGCTCTAAATGTGCCATGAGGAGTGTTAAGCACCTGGTGAACAAGCTTTGTTTATacatcatttaatttaattttgtcctTAGGGTGCTTTGATACTTCACTTTGAGAGTCTTCAGGGAGTgataaatggaaaaggaaaaaaaaaaaacagcaagctCTGGAAAAGGCAGAACAAATCATCAGCTTCCCagtccattctctctctctcacacacatagaaacacacacacacacacagacacacacacatagaaacacacagacacacacacatatagaatCAGAGACACAGATGCACACGTACATAGAATCACATAGACGCATgcacatagacacacaaaaagaaacacatagaCAGACTAACagggacatacacacacacacacacacacacacattttccttctttctttaatttttgtgagacagggtctccctctgtcacctaggctggagtgcagtggttccatctcggctcactgcaacctccgcctcccaacttcaagggattctcccacctcagtctcctgagtagctggaattacaggtgcccgccaccacaccgggcaagttttgtattctttggtagagatggggttgttccatgttggcgaggctggacATTTTCTATGAAGAGGAAGGATCTGATTTTCAAAGAACCACTCATTACTAGGAGAAACCAACAATGCGATTTTTCCCTTTCacaataataagtaataaaaatgttctcaaaattattttacacaGTCCAGAAAATACCTTTTGTGCAAATTCTACAGATTCtaatataaagaatttaaaactcATGCACAGATTTGCTAGCATACATGACTGGGAATCACACACCATTTAATTAAGCACCTCAGCAAACGGGAAGTGCAGGTCATGGATGCGAAACAGCATGAGTGCtggaattctttaaaataaaactcagtgGTTATAACAACAAGTATTTctgcctatttaaaaaaacatgttaCCTACagattctatttttaacatttatatagtatttcaaaattccatttgaaacattttatggTAGAAAATTTAAAGATCTACCAAACTTTTGtagaattatttcttctttaaaaatctagAGTAGACTAATCATTACCTAGctccaatatttttaaatctgtatcAAGGTAGTGGTGGAGAGCCTCAGACTGTTACAATATTTCTCACTTGTAAGGCCACACAGCAACTTCAAACTATCACATTCCTATATTTGAGCTGAGGTTTTAACAATTCTATGTTGAAAGAGCAGTCTCAGAATCAGTTTAAACTGGCAGGTCTTCATCAAATAGTGCACGTCACATATTTATTGGATAAACTACTTCAAGGAATAGGATTTTTGGAGACGAATATTAAGGGGATCCTGGCAGGGAAAAGATCCTAAAACCCTGACCCTGTAGGAGTAGGTGTCTCCTGGGCTTCGTGCAGTgcctcataactgtaatcccagcactctgggaggctgaagtgggtagatcacctgaggtcaggagttgaagaccagcctggccaatatggtgaaaacccatctctactaaaaatacaaaaattatctgggcgtggtggcaggaacctgtaatctcagctacttgggaggctgaggcaggagaatggcttgaacctggaggcagaggttgcagtgagccgatcttgtgcccctgccctccagccttggaACCAGAGGAAAACtttgtcttaaacaaacaaacaaacaaacaaaaaaccaacaataaaaaacaaacaaacaagatatAAAGGTGTCTCGTGGAtgacagaataaatgaaaaaagaattcttGTTTTGCTTCCAGTGCAAATTTTCCTGAGTGTTAGATGTTTGTGGACAAATGCAGGAAAACGACATGAAGAaaagtttctgtattttaatatttcactttCTAAGAGTGATTTACAAATCTAAGTTGTCTGGTTGCTTTTGTTTCCCAGCATACGGTATACAACAGCGTTTGGTGTAAGCCCTTCTAACTTTATACAAGACCTTTGGCTCAGACACGACAAGATAGAAGACGGCCAGAAAACTACTGCCTACCGCTGGAAACTgcaacttttcttattttctttctcctttggaccttttttgtggaaactgcaaggAAACTGTTGAAACCTCAAATTCATTCTCATTACAGTAAACTAACTGCAAATCATAAAGTTCCTTTTATTGTTTCAGGAAAGGGAGGCTTTCCAGGCCTCATAGTCAGGCTGCCTGAGGGAGGCAAACACAGACAGGCCATAGACAGACCTTGCAAGTGTCGGGCGAGGGACTGAGGCTTCTGTGAAGCACTTGCTTTCTCAAAGCCTCTTGCCCAAGCATTGGGCCTCTCTCTGAAGACTGTTTCCTACCTCCATCCCACCACCTACCGACGTGACTCTCTCTGGGGTCCTCAGACTCTAGGTTCCGAGGTGGGGTCCTGCTCAGAGGCCCTGCTTTCGTTCCAGTCCTCTTCTGTGCTGAGCCCTGCTGACCACGCCAGGCTCCTCTGCACTGTCTCTGGGCCTCCCTGAGGTGTGCAGAGTCCAGACAAGAGCCAGCCAGGGAGGGAGACCTACAAAGCAGGGTGGATGGTGTCTGGCTTCTAAATTTTGATTTATGCTCATTATGGATGTTGGATCTGaggattcaatttatttaaatgttgcactcaaatatcatttataatattatattattttagacatataaaaatataattactgaGTTTCATAGCACCCTCCTTAAATTATTGAGTTTCCCTGAGTCCTGTCTCTGCAGCAGGAATAGGGTCCATCCTCCCCTGTCCCACAGTGAGCTGCAAAGGCCTTGAGGGTTGAGGGGAGTGAGTGTACCTGCAGGGACCCAGAACAGCAGGGGATGTTTAAATGGAACCTACGGTCTCCTTCATGTCCTGTCCCCAGCATTCCTGTCACCAGGGGTAGGCTATTGGCACCTCTTCTGCTCTTGCTTCAGCCTGTCCCTCTTCTTTCTGGGGCTGTCCACTCACCCAAGAAGACCCTGTCTATTTCTCAGGACAACTCAGCTCCACTAGGACTGACTCTTTTCTCAGGCAAGGCAGGTGCAGGGATCCAGGCTCACAATATCTGTAAGGggccataaaaatgaaacaattttaaagaatCATTTCCTAAATTGAATATAACTGCGATGAATATATATCAATGAATCTAGCCAGGAATATAGACACTATTTTATCAATGCAGTTGTAAAATacaaagttcaattttttttatgaATAAATGGCCTATGATGGCAATAAAATACTAGTGACCTGCAAAAGTCACAATGAAGCCTTACGCCCAGTAACTTCCAAAAACCACAGGCCACCCTCTTTGGTTTAAGGTCCTgaaagagaggagaagggaaCAGAGATTCAGAGCTAAGAACTAGAAGATGGGCACATGGTAGCAGAAAATATAAATCTGTATAGAGAAGGGCCTGGCCCATTTGGTGAGGGGCTGTATACATTCTTGAGAGGCAACAGATTGTAAGGGCAGGGGCCACTCCAGGATACTCGTGCCACATGGGGAACATCCCACATCCAAAACCAGGTTTGCACTGGTGGATGAGCCTACGTACGAGCATGCCAGATCCATGCAGTGGAAAGGGGACCCTGTGCATGATAGGTGACAGACATAAGAGCTTCTGAAATTGCCCACGAAATGAACATTCTCGAcaagaggtttttttttcccctttggtttttgtgtttttaaagcatAACGAGTTCATTTAATCAGTTTTACCTGACATGGAAAGCTTCAGAAATGAAGTCACAAAGAACCAAGGGAAAACTGTTTATTTTAAAGCTTAGATTTAACACACAGTAACAGCcgtgtagaaatgtgattggacaaaaagggagTAATCTCATGTGAATAGAAGGAGTGGGAAAATCCAGCAAggcctgctgttcagattcttcttggcttctCTGTGTGCCATTCCCAGAGAAGGGCCTTAAGCAAACTTGCGGGTGGTGACAAACTATACCTCAGATCTTTCAGGCATAAGGTAACCCATACCCAGAACTTCTTGAAGACCCCTGAGAAACCCATCACTGTTCCCCCAAAATCCTGGTCTACTATAGGCAAGGGACCCCAAGTGGCTAGACTGGAAACCAGATGAGACTCCAAATTGCTTAGAGAAACCATCCTGGGTGACTATGACAACCACCGCTCTTTCGGGAACTGATCCACCTAAGCAGAAAAGCCCTCACACTGCACATAGCCTTGCTAGGCTGCTGGGTTCTGCAGGCTCTGCTGCCACAATTACTGCAAGAGGCCATGTCAGAAGGAGAGAAACATGACTCCTGCCTCGCCCCAGCTTCCAATCTCCCAGCAATACCTTCCACTGGAGATGCGCAAGGAGCCAGCTGCCATGAGGTTGTGGGATGGGAAATACAGAGGCCTCCATTTTAGCAATAGGGGGATACATAGGAAAAAGTAAATCTGGACCTAAGGAAAAATAAGCCTTATCTGGCTTCCCATGATGATAATCTAGAGTCTTAGTCTTTTCAGCCAGTTGGAGGCCATTTATCTGATCTATTGAAGAGTTAATAGCTAGAAAATGTGTTGCCTACAATATAATAAATGAGGCTTACTTAGCTCAATAAATACATCTAAGAATAACCAGAGAAGGTTTAACGGGCAATAACCAGGTATTAAATCATCCTGGAATAATTTCTACAAGTTTATGCCTTAGTACCAA from Piliocolobus tephrosceles isolate RC106 chromosome 13, ASM277652v3, whole genome shotgun sequence encodes:
- the LOC111524314 gene encoding mammaglobin-B-like, with the translated sequence MKLLMVLMLAALPLHCYAGSGCQLLNDVVEKTLNPEVSVPEFQQYVQEFADSDAAKNAVGEFKQCFLNQSNETLQNFDLMMHTVYNSVWCKPF